In a single window of the Candidatus Hydrogenedentota bacterium genome:
- a CDS encoding zinc dependent phospholipase C family protein translates to MRGSLLCAALLLFLACHPAHAIGGRIHAEIGMKCVDDYLVHSEAMLPGLGKLFSRRDNRRILYQACAFPDWGYGGINQDAGEASHWHPFMRAYADVFRDKGFTPALDAGSQQEMAFFLGAVCHNIADLPWHFSSDGNPSFLAMSDRIDGAGHTDTEIGSDVLRYQKDRLWHWSNLLYYAPMDTLMEVFIRAGVETNRKEVERGIFREGLVLWAGPPATAWFVDDIRRKIPWAEKHIEDYYFGGINHNAAACAVWCRYWYAESVGAHCLQQMPAYGAKHKDTGGYRPYLGVADAALAEDLPENNTGMESFLTVGGAAGARRVSLLRFDLTHLPADTAFSRATLWMCLSGVDGTPPVIEALGLTGSWGEGAGQSDPFNGKTGRVSEGGEVSWTNRPGMTDSTDVPRAAADVDLRQPGGAWLSWDITGLVREWMRGDEHNHGVGLAPVGDGGVAEFYSSQAFRAGPDGYCGGTRIAFRPMLVLLP, encoded by the coding sequence ATGCGTGGTTCCCTCCTTTGCGCCGCTCTCCTGCTCTTTTTGGCCTGCCATCCCGCCCATGCCATAGGGGGGCGGATTCACGCCGAGATCGGCATGAAGTGCGTGGACGACTATCTGGTTCATTCGGAGGCCATGCTGCCGGGGCTGGGCAAACTGTTCTCACGGCGGGACAACCGCCGCATTCTGTACCAGGCCTGCGCCTTTCCCGACTGGGGCTACGGCGGCATCAACCAGGACGCGGGCGAGGCAAGCCACTGGCACCCCTTCATGCGCGCCTACGCCGACGTTTTCCGGGACAAGGGGTTCACGCCCGCCTTGGATGCGGGGTCGCAGCAGGAGATGGCGTTTTTCCTCGGCGCGGTGTGCCACAACATCGCGGACCTTCCCTGGCATTTCAGCAGCGACGGCAACCCCAGTTTTCTGGCCATGAGCGACCGGATTGACGGCGCGGGCCACACCGACACTGAAATCGGCTCAGACGTGCTGCGTTACCAGAAGGACCGGCTTTGGCATTGGTCGAACCTCCTGTACTATGCCCCGATGGACACGCTGATGGAGGTTTTCATAAGGGCCGGGGTCGAAACCAACAGGAAAGAGGTGGAGCGGGGCATTTTCCGCGAGGGGCTGGTGCTGTGGGCGGGCCCGCCCGCCACGGCGTGGTTTGTGGATGACATCCGGCGGAAAATCCCCTGGGCTGAAAAGCACATTGAGGACTACTACTTTGGCGGCATCAACCACAATGCGGCCGCCTGCGCGGTCTGGTGCCGTTACTGGTACGCCGAGTCGGTGGGCGCCCACTGCCTCCAGCAGATGCCCGCCTACGGCGCGAAACACAAAGACACCGGCGGCTACCGGCCCTATCTGGGCGTGGCGGACGCCGCACTCGCCGAGGACTTGCCGGAAAACAACACCGGCATGGAGTCCTTTCTCACCGTGGGCGGCGCGGCGGGCGCGCGCCGCGTTTCCCTGCTGCGCTTTGACCTGACCCATCTGCCCGCCGACACGGCGTTCAGCCGGGCCACCCTGTGGATGTGCCTTTCCGGTGTGGACGGTACGCCCCCGGTCATCGAGGCGCTGGGGCTCACCGGGTCCTGGGGGGAAGGCGCGGGGCAAAGCGACCCTTTCAACGGCAAAACGGGCCGTGTGTCGGAGGGCGGAGAGGTCAGTTGGACAAACCGGCCCGGCATGACGGACAGCACGGACGTGCCAAGGGCCGCCGCCGATGTGGACCTTCGCCAGCCGGGCGGTGCCTGGCTCTCGTGGGACATTACCGGCCTGGTCCGTGAATGGATGCGGGGGGATGAACACAACCACGGGGTGGGCCTTGCCCCGGTCGGCGACGGCGGGGTCGCGGAGTTCTACTCCTCCCAGGCCTTCCGCGCCGGTCCGGACGGCTATTGCGGGGGCACCCGCATCGCCTTTAGGCCCATGCTTGTGCTGCTGCCCTGA
- the folP gene encoding dihydropteroate synthase, producing MSGLRHNFRRRNLAEQWRIPSLPPCNKTLVMGIVNVTPDSFYDGGRWAAPEAAIAHARQLRTDGADILDIGGESSRPGAEPVPAGEEMDRVLPVVQALAGDGVPLSVDTYRAETARRALEAGAAMINDITALRGDPYMAGVAAAADCKLVLMHMRGTPKTMQAAPRYDNVVDDIIAFFEERMAFAVAGGVREENIWLDPGFGFGKTPGQNLELLRRLDEFHRLGRPLLLGTSNKSTIGVVLGLSPEERTEGTAATVAFAAARGVHCVRVHDVKTMARVVRMCDAIHRGSGWDNE from the coding sequence ATGTCAGGGTTGCGGCACAATTTCAGGCGGCGGAATTTGGCTGAACAGTGGAGAATACCCTCCTTGCCCCCATGCAACAAGACACTGGTGATGGGCATCGTGAATGTCACCCCGGACTCCTTTTACGACGGGGGGCGCTGGGCGGCGCCCGAGGCGGCCATAGCCCACGCGCGGCAACTGCGGACAGACGGGGCGGACATTCTGGACATTGGCGGGGAGTCCTCCCGGCCGGGCGCGGAACCCGTCCCCGCCGGTGAGGAGATGGACCGGGTGCTGCCCGTGGTCCAGGCCCTCGCGGGGGACGGTGTCCCCCTTTCCGTGGACACTTACCGCGCCGAAACGGCCCGGCGCGCCCTTGAGGCGGGCGCCGCAATGATCAACGATATCACCGCCCTTCGTGGTGATCCGTACATGGCCGGGGTGGCGGCGGCGGCGGACTGCAAATTGGTGCTGATGCACATGCGGGGCACGCCGAAAACCATGCAGGCCGCGCCGCGTTATGACAACGTGGTGGACGACATCATCGCCTTCTTCGAGGAGCGCATGGCGTTCGCCGTTGCCGGGGGGGTCCGCGAGGAAAACATCTGGCTGGACCCCGGCTTCGGTTTCGGGAAAACCCCCGGACAGAACCTTGAGCTGCTGCGCAGGCTGGATGAGTTCCACCGGCTGGGCCGCCCCCTGCTGCTGGGCACCTCGAACAAGTCAACCATCGGCGTGGTGCTCGGCCTTTCCCCGGAGGAGCGCACCGAGGGCACGGCGGCCACGGTGGCGTTCGCCGCCGCCAGGGGCGTACACTGTGTCCGGGTGCATGACGTTAAAACGATGGCGCGGGTGGTCCGGATGTGCGACGCCATCCACAGAGGGAGCGGCTGGGACAATGAATGA
- the glmM gene encoding phosphoglucosamine mutase, which produces MNERLFGTDGIRGLANVHPMTAEMALQVGRAAGHLFRNGDRPHTILIGKDTRRSCYMLENALTAGLCSMGIRVLLTGPLPTPGVSYIMRSLRCDGAVMISASHNGYADNGIKIFGADGFKIPDQTEDRIAQWITDGELDNIRPTGDRVGTARRIDDAVGRYIEFAKASFPKGMRLDGLRIVVDCANGAAYKAGPNALSELGADVIAIGNQPNGMNINDNIGSVHPEEMRATVIREKADVGIAFDGDGDRIVMADEKGRPLDGNAILALLGLDMLERGALPHSTLVANIMANGGLERTMAPAGGAVLRTNVGDRYVVEAMRDKGLTLGGEPSGHIVLLEHNTTGDALIAALQVLATAIRRDQPLSALAAAYQEMPECHRKVAFENGAQIPDDLLEALGGEAEAEIQGRGRIVLRRSGTEKIIRVMVQHEEPRKAKLVAGELARRVEAAVRKA; this is translated from the coding sequence ATGAATGAACGGCTCTTCGGCACCGACGGAATCCGCGGGCTGGCAAATGTCCATCCCATGACCGCCGAAATGGCCCTCCAGGTGGGCCGCGCGGCGGGACACCTTTTCCGGAACGGCGACCGGCCACACACCATATTAATAGGCAAGGACACGCGCCGGTCCTGCTACATGCTCGAGAACGCCCTCACGGCGGGCCTCTGCTCCATGGGCATCCGCGTGCTGCTGACCGGCCCCCTCCCCACACCGGGGGTTTCCTACATCATGCGCAGCCTGCGGTGTGACGGCGCCGTCATGATTTCCGCCTCGCACAACGGCTACGCCGACAACGGCATCAAGATATTCGGCGCGGACGGCTTCAAGATACCGGACCAGACCGAGGACAGAATCGCCCAGTGGATTACGGATGGGGAACTGGACAACATCCGCCCGACAGGGGACAGGGTCGGCACGGCCAGGCGCATTGACGACGCCGTGGGCCGCTACATCGAGTTCGCGAAGGCTTCCTTCCCCAAGGGCATGCGTCTCGACGGCCTCCGCATCGTTGTGGACTGCGCAAACGGCGCGGCCTACAAGGCTGGGCCGAACGCCCTGTCCGAACTGGGCGCGGACGTGATCGCCATCGGCAACCAGCCCAACGGCATGAACATCAACGACAACATCGGCTCGGTCCATCCCGAGGAGATGCGCGCCACGGTCATCCGCGAGAAGGCGGACGTGGGCATCGCGTTCGACGGGGACGGCGACCGCATAGTCATGGCGGACGAGAAGGGGCGCCCCCTCGACGGCAACGCCATCCTCGCCCTGCTCGGCCTGGACATGCTGGAGCGCGGCGCGCTCCCCCACAGCACACTGGTGGCCAACATCATGGCCAACGGCGGACTGGAACGGACCATGGCCCCCGCGGGTGGCGCGGTGCTGCGCACCAATGTCGGCGACCGGTATGTCGTGGAGGCCATGCGCGACAAGGGCCTGACCCTGGGCGGCGAACCGTCCGGGCACATTGTGCTCCTTGAGCACAACACCACCGGGGACGCCCTGATCGCCGCGCTTCAGGTCCTCGCCACGGCCATCCGCCGGGACCAGCCCCTTTCGGCGCTGGCCGCCGCCTACCAGGAGATGCCGGAATGCCACAGGAAGGTGGCGTTTGAAAACGGCGCGCAAATCCCGGACGACCTGCTGGAGGCGCTCGGCGGGGAGGCCGAGGCGGAGATTCAGGGACGGGGCCGCATTGTGCTGCGGCGGTCCGGCACGGAGAAAATCATCCGTGTCATGGTGCAGCACGAGGAGCCGCGAAAGGCCAAACTGGTCGCGGGGGAACTCGCCCGGCGCGTTGAGGCGGCGGTGCGCAAGGCATGA
- a CDS encoding metallophosphoesterase family protein: MTFSLRPVSRKNILPPLFYLAALLLPCLGAWAAPAPSVAAVMDEVVPKLASTLTAEELAALDDAAILALLTPEQRRILATDYWSFTVNVPVVVSVVRDTEQKTAPFWLGEAGFTKTGGVVRNDSYTYEVWQKAFPAGPVGLGINGFDRHRPHYFVGVGPQQDGGTVEITGAVPGPQEVFQFAKGATIYHDWPDLVVTEMPAELAGHLLLPTIRGRAREAQLIEAFRQTPHPSSATPDMPVLTWGGDPKTTQTIQWRGAVTEKTSGVVYFREKAVEGGWSTAETESVELLADRNILNDPRVMWFTATLRGLKPGTGYEYAIGAADGPGGEFRTAPDGQTPFSFLWMSDTHNRDESVPLLKTAWEKYPDAAFLTISGDLVGTGQQRDDWDRLFVNYADFLRQRPLVPSIGNHDAIDGLGSDLYRSLFRLPDNGPAGCKRGQSYSLRYGNLLLVSLDVTDDIAAQTAWLDKTLGETDAIWKVAVFHFPPYALDEEYPDIVAEWGTLFDKHHVDLALSGHVHYYMRTWPTNGGKRVDSPEEGTVYLISVAVSGRPGPKLRPPRAEVADFSGVPTCQAFIVDGNRLTMNALTPDGAVRDTFTLEK, encoded by the coding sequence ATGACATTTTCGCTCCGCCCCGTGTCCCGAAAGAACATTTTGCCGCCCTTGTTTTACCTTGCGGCGCTGCTGCTGCCGTGCCTGGGCGCATGGGCCGCCCCCGCGCCGTCCGTCGCCGCCGTGATGGATGAGGTGGTGCCGAAACTGGCCTCCACCCTCACGGCGGAGGAACTGGCCGCGCTGGATGACGCGGCGATTCTGGCGCTGCTCACCCCGGAGCAACGGCGGATTTTGGCGACGGATTACTGGTCTTTCACGGTGAATGTGCCCGTGGTGGTGTCGGTGGTGCGGGACACGGAGCAGAAAACCGCGCCGTTTTGGCTGGGGGAGGCGGGCTTCACCAAAACCGGCGGTGTGGTGCGCAATGACTCTTACACCTATGAGGTCTGGCAAAAGGCGTTTCCCGCCGGACCGGTGGGTCTGGGCATCAACGGGTTTGACCGCCACCGCCCGCATTACTTCGTGGGCGTGGGGCCGCAACAGGACGGGGGCACGGTGGAGATAACAGGTGCCGTGCCCGGACCGCAGGAAGTTTTTCAGTTTGCAAAAGGCGCGACCATTTACCACGACTGGCCCGATTTGGTGGTCACGGAAATGCCGGCAGAATTGGCGGGACACCTGCTCCTGCCGACCATCCGGGGCCGCGCCCGCGAGGCGCAGTTGATTGAGGCGTTCCGCCAGACGCCGCACCCCTCCTCGGCGACCCCCGACATGCCGGTGCTGACCTGGGGCGGCGACCCGAAAACGACGCAGACCATCCAGTGGCGCGGGGCGGTGACGGAAAAGACATCGGGCGTGGTTTATTTCCGTGAGAAGGCTGTGGAAGGCGGTTGGTCCACCGCCGAAACGGAAAGTGTGGAGCTGCTGGCGGACCGCAACATCCTCAATGATCCCCGCGTGATGTGGTTTACGGCGACCCTGCGCGGGCTGAAGCCCGGAACCGGCTATGAGTATGCGATTGGGGCGGCGGACGGGCCGGGCGGCGAATTCCGCACCGCGCCTGACGGGCAGACCCCCTTCTCATTCCTTTGGATGAGCGACACGCACAATCGTGATGAAAGCGTTCCGTTGTTGAAGACGGCTTGGGAAAAGTACCCGGACGCGGCGTTTTTGACCATTTCCGGTGACCTCGTGGGCACGGGCCAGCAGCGGGACGACTGGGACCGGCTGTTTGTCAATTACGCCGATTTTCTGCGACAACGCCCGCTGGTGCCGTCCATCGGCAACCATGATGCCATAGACGGGCTGGGTTCCGACCTGTACCGCAGCCTGTTTCGCCTGCCCGACAACGGCCCGGCGGGATGCAAACGCGGCCAGTCGTACAGCCTGCGGTATGGCAATCTCCTGCTTGTCTCGCTGGATGTGACCGATGACATTGCGGCGCAGACCGCATGGCTCGACAAGACGCTTGGGGAAACGGACGCCATATGGAAGGTGGCGGTGTTCCATTTCCCGCCCTACGCGCTGGATGAGGAGTATCCCGACATTGTCGCGGAGTGGGGGACCCTGTTCGACAAACACCACGTGGACCTGGCACTCAGCGGCCATGTGCACTACTACATGCGCACCTGGCCCACCAACGGCGGGAAACGGGTGGACAGTCCTGAGGAGGGCACCGTCTACCTGATTTCCGTGGCCGTTTCCGGCAGGCCCGGGCCAAAGCTGCGGCCCCCCCGCGCCGAAGTGGCTGATTTCAGCGGGGTGCCCACCTGTCAGGCGTTCATTGTGGACGGCAACCGCCTCACGATGAACGCCCTCACGCCGGACGGGGCCGTCCGGGACACCTTCACGCTGGAGAAATGA
- a CDS encoding DUF1016 domain-containing protein: MSIPDYSAFLTAVKERILHARTSAARAVNHELVLLYWDIGRGIVEKQRTAGWGDAVVERLAADLRTEFPDMQGFSAANIWRIRQFYESYSCEDFLAQAARELGLTMTRHNQTVILARTARELLAAIPWWHHVELLAKVKLPEARLYYLRATAQFGWSRNVLLNQIKACAYERAVKAKKSHNFPLALPENFAEQAVEMMKSSYNLEFLGIAGAVKERELEVRLVAELQRFILELGYGFCFIGRQYRLALGRKEYFVDLLFYHRFLKALVAFDLKIGPFEPEHSGKMDFYLNLLNDRERSPDDQPSIGIILCAEKDDVEVEFALKTKQNPIGVAEYQLQSRLPAEYKGRLPSAQQLSEAVRKAVKTKNLEGMK, translated from the coding sequence TTGTCAATTCCGGATTATTCGGCGTTTCTCACCGCCGTGAAAGAAAGGATTCTTCATGCCCGCACCTCCGCCGCCCGCGCGGTAAACCATGAATTGGTACTGCTTTACTGGGACATTGGGCGGGGCATTGTGGAGAAACAGCGGACGGCGGGCTGGGGAGACGCCGTAGTCGAACGTCTCGCCGCCGACCTGCGCACCGAGTTTCCCGACATGCAGGGTTTTTCCGCAGCCAACATATGGAGGATTCGTCAGTTTTACGAATCCTACTCCTGCGAAGATTTTCTCGCGCAGGCTGCGCGAGAATTGGGGTTAACCATGACCCGTCACAATCAAACGGTAATTCTCGCGCGGACTGCGCGAGAATTACTGGCGGCCATTCCCTGGTGGCACCATGTTGAACTCCTTGCAAAAGTCAAACTTCCCGAAGCCCGCCTCTACTATCTCCGCGCCACCGCACAGTTCGGCTGGTCACGAAACGTCCTGCTTAACCAGATTAAAGCCTGCGCCTATGAGCGCGCTGTCAAGGCGAAGAAGTCCCACAATTTTCCCCTCGCTCTCCCGGAGAATTTCGCTGAACAGGCCGTCGAGATGATGAAAAGCAGTTACAATCTTGAATTCCTTGGCATCGCCGGTGCTGTCAAGGAGCGAGAACTCGAGGTCCGCCTTGTCGCCGAACTCCAGCGGTTCATTCTTGAGCTTGGCTATGGATTCTGTTTTATCGGGCGACAATACCGCCTGGCGCTGGGCCGCAAGGAGTACTTTGTGGACCTGCTCTTTTACCATCGGTTCCTCAAGGCCCTGGTGGCGTTCGACCTCAAGATCGGCCCCTTCGAGCCCGAACATTCGGGCAAAATGGATTTCTATCTCAACCTCCTCAACGACAGGGAACGGTCCCCGGACGACCAGCCCTCCATCGGCATCATCCTATGCGCTGAGAAGGACGATGTCGAAGTCGAGTTCGCCCTGAAGACAAAGCAGAACCCCATCGGCGTCGCCGAGTATCAGTTGCAGTCAAGGCTGCCCGCCGAATACAAAGGACGCCTGCCCTCGGCACAGCAGCTTAGCGAAGCCGTGCGCAAAGCAGTCAAAACCAAAAATCTTGAAGGCATGAAATAG
- a CDS encoding DUF4838 domain-containing protein — protein MRYFIAVLALCGAGFAQPPVYSMPVGTGQWVEATEYETFHLVVPQPTSPAIRQAALAFQNYWKQVTDKKLGVSGTNEGARNIWLGVPGVTEEALDPAELSGISAGGCLVRTYTPPDEYAKMGAGQQLFVVGADDEGTLNGVYAFFHEVFRLRWLEPGVTSVVRARYTMPQLSLKCAPAFAFRDAALCGVWREGVDEYRRGAHLPGAWTPPPPGRGYFDGWKDAAAGNGGGVEAVEYGDDAGAARIAGEIAALIGAGPDSPDPELRDRRAAVEWPRGSGQWSLNGMHWLSPRLSAEGDALNRTEESPAASVIRTANLVAELLRAQFPDAAPKVHVLLPPFLRRPPKSLRPVEGVVVQLSNADADFSRPLGLRSPDPANQSFAEDLRGWRRLGAALWVLDHLCNSRDPLLPFPNLNVIQDNIYLYLQHEVRGLYFDGGMAANPDGVELAALRLYLAARLMWNPDQVVEELVDDFARRYYGPGADAVLEYLRLMTEARLAGGARLALDDDAAWLDDASRERVETLIVEALKVPMDPDVKPRLEALLGSLRHVADVARTSRP, from the coding sequence ATGCGATATTTTATTGCGGTTTTGGCGCTTTGCGGGGCGGGGTTTGCCCAGCCGCCGGTGTATTCCATGCCGGTGGGCACCGGACAATGGGTGGAGGCGACGGAGTATGAGACGTTCCATCTGGTTGTGCCACAGCCCACCTCCCCGGCCATTCGGCAGGCGGCCCTCGCCTTTCAAAACTATTGGAAGCAGGTGACGGACAAAAAACTCGGTGTGAGCGGGACCAATGAGGGGGCGCGGAACATCTGGCTGGGGGTTCCGGGCGTGACGGAGGAGGCGCTGGACCCCGCCGAGTTGTCAGGCATTTCCGCCGGGGGCTGCCTGGTGCGGACGTATACCCCGCCGGATGAATATGCGAAGATGGGCGCGGGCCAGCAGTTGTTTGTCGTGGGGGCGGATGACGAAGGGACGCTGAACGGCGTCTACGCCTTTTTCCATGAGGTGTTCCGGCTGCGCTGGCTGGAACCGGGGGTCACCTCCGTGGTCCGCGCGCGGTACACCATGCCCCAGCTCAGCCTGAAGTGCGCGCCCGCCTTTGCCTTCCGCGACGCGGCCCTGTGCGGGGTCTGGCGGGAGGGGGTGGACGAGTACCGGCGCGGGGCGCACCTTCCCGGGGCCTGGACACCTCCGCCGCCGGGCCGGGGCTATTTTGACGGCTGGAAAGACGCCGCGGCGGGAAATGGCGGCGGCGTGGAGGCGGTGGAATATGGCGACGACGCGGGAGCGGCGCGCATTGCCGGGGAGATTGCCGCGTTGATTGGGGCCGGACCCGACTCCCCCGACCCGGAATTGCGCGACCGCCGCGCCGCCGTGGAATGGCCCCGTGGAAGCGGCCAGTGGAGCCTGAACGGCATGCACTGGCTTTCGCCGCGCCTGTCCGCCGAGGGGGATGCGTTGAACCGGACAGAGGAAAGCCCGGCGGCTTCGGTCATCCGCACAGCCAACCTTGTGGCGGAGTTGCTGCGCGCCCAATTCCCGGATGCCGCGCCGAAGGTGCATGTGCTGCTGCCCCCGTTCCTCCGGCGCCCTCCCAAGTCACTGCGGCCCGTGGAGGGCGTGGTGGTGCAGTTGTCCAACGCCGATGCGGACTTCTCGCGGCCGCTGGGTCTCCGCTCGCCCGACCCGGCCAACCAGTCTTTCGCGGAGGACCTGCGCGGCTGGCGTCGGCTGGGCGCGGCGCTTTGGGTGCTGGACCACCTGTGCAACTCCCGCGACCCGCTGCTGCCCTTTCCAAACCTCAACGTTATTCAGGACAATATCTACCTCTATCTCCAGCATGAGGTGCGTGGGCTGTATTTTGACGGGGGCATGGCGGCGAATCCCGACGGGGTGGAACTGGCCGCGCTGCGCCTTTATCTCGCGGCACGCCTGATGTGGAACCCGGACCAGGTGGTGGAGGAACTTGTGGACGACTTCGCGCGCCGTTATTACGGCCCCGGCGCGGACGCCGTGCTGGAGTATCTGCGGCTGATGACGGAGGCCCGGCTGGCGGGCGGCGCGCGGCTTGCCCTGGACGATGACGCGGCCTGGCTGGACGACGCTTCACGGGAGCGGGTGGAGACGCTGATTGTGGAGGCATTGAAAGTCCCCATGGACCCGGATGTGAAGCCGCGCCTTGAGGCGCTGCTGGGGTCACTACGGCATGTGGCGGACGTGGCACGGACGTCCCGCCCGTGA
- a CDS encoding pyridoxine 5'-phosphate synthase: MIELGVNIDHVATLREARKGRNPDVITAAKICELAGTHQITVHLRADRRHIQDHDVEELARVLQIRMNLEMGVTEEIMAIARRLRPHTVCLVPENRQEITTEGGLDVAGQAARLTEVTADMHAHGVRVSMFIDPDPHQVEASAACGADFVEFHTGAYANARELAAEEELRRLHECAVLVGQTAMKCNAGHGLTVRNLRPVALLPGLNEVNIGHDIIARAVFIGLDAAVREILDILHWATDRRETGGAGVISPA; this comes from the coding sequence ATGATAGAACTCGGCGTCAACATTGACCATGTGGCCACCCTGCGCGAGGCGCGCAAGGGCCGCAACCCGGATGTCATCACAGCGGCGAAAATATGCGAGCTTGCCGGCACCCACCAGATAACAGTCCATCTGCGCGCCGACCGCCGCCACATTCAGGACCATGATGTGGAGGAACTCGCCCGGGTGCTGCAAATCCGGATGAACCTTGAGATGGGGGTCACCGAGGAAATCATGGCCATTGCCCGCCGCCTGCGCCCGCACACGGTGTGCCTGGTGCCGGAAAACCGGCAGGAAATCACCACGGAAGGCGGGCTTGACGTGGCCGGACAGGCCGCGCGCCTGACCGAAGTCACGGCGGACATGCACGCCCACGGCGTGCGCGTTAGCATGTTCATAGATCCCGACCCGCACCAGGTTGAGGCCAGCGCGGCCTGCGGTGCGGATTTTGTGGAGTTTCACACCGGCGCTTACGCCAACGCGCGGGAGCTGGCCGCGGAGGAGGAACTGCGCAGGCTTCACGAGTGCGCGGTGCTGGTGGGGCAGACCGCCATGAAATGCAACGCGGGCCACGGGCTGACCGTGCGCAACCTCCGCCCGGTGGCGCTGTTGCCGGGGCTCAACGAGGTGAACATCGGCCACGACATCATCGCCCGCGCGGTGTTCATCGGGCTGGACGCGGCGGTCCGTGAAATCCTTGACATCCTGCACTGGGCCACAGACCGCCGTGAAACGGGCGGCGCGGGGGTCATTTCTCCAGCGTGA